Proteins found in one Serratia plymuthica genomic segment:
- a CDS encoding hydrolase: MLKLDAQTTALVLIDLQNGILPYAGGPHSAESVVAHGAQLAARFRSLGAPVILVRVGWSDTFADALKQPVDKPAPSPAGGLPANWWEFPEPLAVSEGDILVTKRQWGAFYGTELDLQLRRRGIKTVVLGGISTNIGVESTARAGWEHGYELVIAEDLCSAQNAEMHRFAVENIFPRLARVRSTGEILAALGE; this comes from the coding sequence ATGTTGAAACTTGATGCTCAAACCACAGCGCTGGTGCTGATTGATTTGCAAAACGGCATTCTGCCCTACGCCGGCGGGCCGCACAGCGCCGAAAGCGTGGTAGCTCACGGCGCGCAACTGGCGGCGCGTTTTCGCTCGCTCGGCGCGCCGGTGATCCTGGTGCGCGTCGGCTGGTCCGACACATTTGCCGATGCGCTGAAACAGCCGGTAGACAAGCCCGCTCCGTCGCCGGCGGGCGGATTACCGGCGAACTGGTGGGAATTCCCGGAACCCTTGGCGGTCAGCGAAGGCGATATTCTGGTGACCAAACGTCAATGGGGCGCATTTTACGGCACCGAACTTGATTTGCAATTACGCCGCCGCGGCATTAAAACCGTTGTGTTGGGTGGGATCTCCACCAATATCGGCGTTGAATCTACCGCCCGCGCCGGCTGGGAACACGGTTACGAGTTAGTGATCGCCGAAGACCTGTGCAGCGCGCAAAATGCCGAGATGCACAGGTTTGCCGTCGAGAATATCTTCCCGCGTCTGGCTCGCGTGCGCAGCACCGGCGAAATTCTTGCCGCACTCGGCGAGTAA
- a CDS encoding DUF72 domain-containing protein: protein MYIGLPQWQHTAWNRIGLRDLADYSRYFNCVEGNTTFYALPKLEIVQRWRDMTTDDFRFCFKFPSDISHKAALRNCDAELQAFYHCLSPIHQRIGQLWLQLPSAFGPDELPRMWQFLDRLPKEFTYGVEVRHPAFFAKGEEERLLNQGLHQRGINRVILDSRPVHHAAPDSAAVRDAQQKKPKLPVHALVTAHNPLVRFIGGDVLQDNLRWFDAWQQKLLTWQQQSTPFLFIHTPDNGDSPQQAQKIWQQLHQAIPNLPPPPDWPEQDALF from the coding sequence ATTTATATCGGACTACCACAGTGGCAACACACAGCCTGGAATCGCATCGGGCTGCGCGATCTGGCGGATTACAGCCGCTATTTTAACTGCGTGGAAGGCAACACGACTTTCTACGCGTTACCCAAGCTGGAGATCGTGCAGCGCTGGCGCGACATGACCACCGATGATTTTCGTTTTTGTTTCAAGTTCCCCTCGGATATCAGCCATAAGGCGGCACTGCGTAACTGCGATGCCGAGCTGCAGGCATTTTATCACTGCCTGAGCCCGATTCATCAGCGTATAGGGCAGCTTTGGTTGCAGTTGCCCTCGGCATTCGGGCCGGATGAATTGCCGCGCATGTGGCAGTTCCTGGACAGGTTGCCGAAAGAGTTCACCTACGGCGTAGAGGTACGTCACCCTGCATTCTTCGCCAAAGGCGAGGAAGAGCGCCTGTTGAATCAGGGGTTGCATCAGCGCGGTATCAACCGGGTGATCCTCGACAGCCGGCCGGTGCACCATGCCGCCCCTGACAGCGCCGCGGTGCGTGACGCTCAGCAAAAGAAACCCAAGCTGCCGGTGCATGCGCTGGTCACCGCCCACAACCCGCTGGTCCGTTTTATCGGCGGTGACGTGTTGCAAGACAATCTGCGTTGGTTTGACGCCTGGCAGCAGAAACTGCTCACCTGGCAACAGCAATCCACCCCCTTCCTGTTTATTCATACGCCGGATAATGGCGATTCACCGCAACAGGCGCAAAAAATCTGGCAGCAGCTTCATCAGGCTATTCCTAATTTGCCCCCGCCGCCGGACTGGCCGGAGCAGGATGCACTGTTTTGA
- a CDS encoding MAPEG family protein has product MVSALYVVLGALLLIKLSYDVVKLRMQYRVAYGDGGFYELQTAIRVHGNAVEYIPIAAVLLVIMEMNGAGIWMIHICGLMLMTGRLVHYYGLRNREVRWRRSGMAATYISLVLMVLANIFYLPWDLIFSLN; this is encoded by the coding sequence ATGGTAAGCGCGCTTTATGTCGTGCTCGGCGCATTGTTGTTGATCAAACTCTCTTATGACGTGGTTAAGTTAAGGATGCAATACCGTGTCGCTTACGGAGACGGCGGCTTTTATGAGCTGCAGACCGCCATCCGCGTTCACGGCAATGCCGTAGAATATATTCCTATCGCCGCCGTACTGCTGGTGATCATGGAAATGAACGGTGCAGGAATATGGATGATCCATATTTGCGGCCTGATGTTGATGACCGGGCGCCTGGTGCACTACTACGGTTTGCGTAACCGTGAAGTCCGTTGGCGCCGTTCAGGTATGGCGGCGACCTATATTTCGCTGGTCCTGATGGTGTTGGCCAACATTTTCTATCTGCCCTGGGATCTGATTTTCAGCCTGAATTGA
- the cmoA gene encoding carboxy-S-adenosyl-L-methionine synthase CmoA, which translates to MPNRDTLFSAPIAKLGDWTFDERVAEVFPDMIQRSVPGYSNIISMIGMLAERFVQPDSQVYDLGCSLGAATLSMRRNIKVAGCNIIAVDNSPAMVERCRRHIDAFRADTPVEVIEADILDIKIENASMVVLNFTLQFLEPADRLRLLEQVYRGLRPGGALVLSEKFSFEDADVGELLFNMHHDFKRANGYSELEISQKRSMLEHVMLTDSVEAHKARLKQAGFKHAEVWFQCFNFGSLIALKAGAEQ; encoded by the coding sequence ATGCCAAACCGCGATACTCTTTTTTCTGCCCCCATCGCCAAACTGGGCGACTGGACCTTCGACGAACGCGTCGCTGAAGTGTTCCCTGACATGATTCAGCGTTCCGTTCCCGGCTATTCCAACATCATTTCGATGATTGGCATGCTGGCCGAACGCTTCGTGCAGCCCGACAGCCAGGTGTATGACCTGGGATGTTCGCTGGGCGCGGCAACGCTGTCGATGCGTCGGAATATCAAGGTGGCGGGTTGCAACATCATCGCCGTCGATAACTCTCCGGCGATGGTCGAACGCTGCCGCCGCCATATCGACGCTTTCCGCGCCGATACCCCGGTGGAGGTTATCGAAGCCGATATCCTCGATATCAAGATCGAAAATGCCTCCATGGTGGTACTGAATTTTACCCTGCAATTCCTCGAGCCGGCCGATCGTCTTCGCCTGCTGGAGCAGGTTTATCGCGGCCTGCGCCCAGGCGGCGCGCTGGTGCTGTCGGAGAAATTCAGTTTTGAAGATGCTGACGTCGGCGAACTGCTGTTCAACATGCACCACGATTTCAAACGTGCCAACGGCTACAGCGAGCTGGAGATCAGCCAAAAGCGCAGCATGCTGGAACATGTCATGCTGACCGACTCGGTAGAGGCCCACAAGGCCCGCCTGAAACAGGCCGGGTTTAAACATGCGGAAGTGTGGTTCCAGTGCTTTAACTTCGGCTCATTGATCGCGTTGAAAGCAGGAGCTGAGCAATGA
- the cmoB gene encoding tRNA 5-methoxyuridine(34)/uridine 5-oxyacetic acid(34) synthase CmoB, translating into MIEFGDFYQRIAKGNLSHWLDTLPAQLSAWQRESLHGKFKQWFNSVEHLPTLTPTRLDLLHGVHAEMDAPLSPGQLEGIEKMLRTLMPWRKGPFSLYGIDIDTEWHSDWKWDRVLPHISPLAGRTILDVGCGSGYHLWRMVGAGAQMAVGIDPMQLFLCQFEAVRKLLGGDQRAHLLPLGIEQLPELAAFDTVFSMGVLYHRRSPLDHLYQLKNQLVSEGELVLETLVVEGDRNQVLVPGDRYAQMRNVYFIPSAEALKCWLEKCGFVDVKIADMCVTSTEEQRRTDWMTSESLAEFLDPKDSSKTIEGYPAPLRAVLVAKKP; encoded by the coding sequence ATGATTGAGTTTGGTGATTTCTATCAGCGCATCGCCAAAGGCAACCTCAGCCACTGGCTGGATACCCTGCCCGCGCAGCTCAGCGCCTGGCAGCGCGAGTCGCTGCACGGCAAGTTCAAACAGTGGTTTAACTCGGTTGAACACCTGCCGACACTGACGCCAACCCGCCTCGATTTGCTGCACGGCGTGCACGCCGAGATGGACGCCCCACTGTCTCCGGGCCAGTTGGAAGGCATCGAAAAGATGCTGCGCACCCTGATGCCGTGGCGTAAAGGCCCGTTCTCGCTGTACGGCATCGACATTGATACCGAATGGCACTCCGACTGGAAATGGGATCGCGTGCTGCCGCACATTTCGCCGCTGGCCGGCCGTACCATTCTGGACGTCGGCTGCGGTAGCGGCTATCACCTGTGGCGAATGGTGGGTGCCGGCGCGCAGATGGCGGTGGGCATCGATCCGATGCAGCTGTTCCTGTGCCAGTTCGAAGCGGTTCGCAAACTGCTGGGCGGCGACCAACGCGCTCACCTGCTGCCGCTGGGTATTGAGCAACTGCCTGAGCTGGCCGCTTTCGATACGGTATTTTCCATGGGCGTGCTATACCACCGCCGTTCGCCATTGGATCATCTGTATCAACTGAAAAACCAGTTGGTCTCCGAAGGTGAGCTGGTATTGGAAACCCTGGTGGTGGAAGGCGATCGCAACCAGGTGCTGGTGCCGGGCGATCGTTATGCCCAGATGCGCAACGTCTACTTCATTCCTTCGGCCGAAGCGTTGAAATGCTGGCTGGAGAAATGCGGTTTTGTCGACGTGAAGATCGCCGACATGTGTGTAACCAGCACCGAAGAGCAGCGCCGAACCGACTGGATGACCAGCGAATCACTGGCCGAATTCCTTGATCCCAAGGACAGCAGCAAGACAATTGAAGGTTACCCGGCCCCGTTACGTGCGGTGCTGGTGGCCAAGAAGCCTTAA
- a CDS encoding FKBP-type peptidyl-prolyl cis-trans isomerase N-terminal domain-containing protein gives MTSRARKALLNLMIPLAFAPTMVAADDDVPALLQFAERYQRQDAPATNADTLVTQPQETKKPASRPAQTRETAVQRQQLEQLQKALREKEARLQQQQTAIRSLQQELTALRVASSLTAADKPTPDLRALSDLASGVRQALNLAPQERKAQAQIAEMQAALTRQKQQTEERESRIALLERRLAELPKQSDKARQQVWQEKLAAAQAANDKARQRYEQDKKVAAAEREQQKTEAAKALGVLQQQLAQLQKDRDGQRQQAAQQEKSLKTALEQQKAEAAKATGELQQQLAQLQEKNKMQTERAKALEQRLTAAVAESDKSTQQLAKMIEQAKKTAWALADANQAQQALREEVDGLRSRAKWLPDAQTLKKKPEQQSYAAGVALGRDIQTMLAERKNWGINPDKVVLLAGVIDTFNGHYQLSDAQLTSALAESEKAVSGARNKAAKVQTSTGEAFVAEFKKKKGTQKSPSGFWYRVDYAGDEAITENARVDVVVKESLTDGSVIQDMDRSGKVMSQSLSAYPPLFREAIGHLKNHGSLTMVVPPELAYGEAGYAPQIPPNATMVYELRVVDADKG, from the coding sequence ATGACTTCACGAGCAAGAAAGGCATTGCTGAACCTGATGATACCGTTGGCGTTTGCGCCAACGATGGTCGCTGCGGATGACGATGTGCCTGCACTATTGCAGTTTGCCGAGCGCTACCAGCGGCAGGATGCACCGGCAACGAATGCCGATACCTTGGTCACCCAACCCCAGGAAACCAAAAAACCGGCGTCCCGGCCGGCGCAAACTCGTGAGACGGCCGTACAGCGGCAGCAGTTGGAGCAGTTGCAAAAGGCGCTGCGCGAGAAAGAAGCGCGATTGCAGCAACAGCAGACCGCGATCCGATCGCTGCAGCAGGAGCTGACCGCGTTGCGCGTCGCGTCGTCTCTGACGGCTGCCGATAAACCGACGCCTGACCTGCGCGCGTTGAGCGATTTAGCCAGCGGCGTGCGACAGGCGCTGAACCTGGCGCCGCAGGAGCGGAAGGCTCAGGCGCAGATTGCCGAGATGCAGGCGGCGCTAACACGGCAAAAACAACAAACCGAGGAGCGAGAAAGCCGCATTGCATTGCTGGAACGACGGCTGGCGGAGCTGCCTAAACAGTCTGATAAGGCCCGGCAGCAGGTCTGGCAGGAGAAACTGGCGGCGGCGCAGGCTGCCAACGATAAAGCGCGCCAGCGTTATGAGCAGGACAAAAAAGTGGCCGCCGCTGAGCGGGAACAGCAGAAAACTGAAGCTGCCAAGGCGCTGGGGGTACTGCAGCAGCAACTGGCGCAGTTGCAGAAAGATCGGGACGGCCAACGGCAACAGGCTGCTCAACAAGAGAAAAGCCTGAAGACGGCCTTGGAACAGCAAAAGGCAGAAGCCGCCAAGGCGACGGGTGAGCTTCAACAACAGCTGGCGCAGTTGCAGGAAAAAAACAAAATGCAAACCGAGCGGGCTAAGGCGTTGGAGCAACGGCTGACTGCGGCGGTGGCGGAAAGCGATAAATCAACGCAGCAACTGGCGAAAATGATCGAGCAGGCGAAAAAAACGGCATGGGCGCTAGCGGACGCCAACCAAGCGCAGCAGGCATTGCGTGAAGAGGTCGATGGGCTGCGCTCTCGCGCCAAATGGTTGCCGGATGCGCAGACGCTCAAGAAAAAACCGGAGCAACAGAGCTATGCCGCTGGCGTCGCTTTGGGGCGCGATATTCAAACGATGCTGGCTGAGCGTAAAAATTGGGGTATCAATCCCGATAAAGTCGTGCTGCTGGCGGGCGTGATCGATACCTTCAACGGCCATTACCAGTTGAGCGATGCGCAGTTGACCAGTGCACTGGCGGAGTCGGAAAAAGCGGTGAGCGGCGCCAGAAACAAGGCGGCGAAGGTGCAGACCAGCACGGGCGAGGCGTTCGTCGCCGAGTTCAAAAAGAAGAAGGGCACGCAAAAATCGCCTTCCGGCTTCTGGTATCGCGTCGATTATGCGGGCGATGAAGCCATTACGGAAAACGCACGGGTGGACGTCGTTGTGAAAGAGAGTTTAACCGACGGCAGCGTGATTCAGGATATGGATCGCAGCGGGAAAGTGATGTCACAGTCGCTCTCCGCCTATCCGCCGTTGTTCCGCGAGGCGATCGGCCATCTGAAAAATCATGGTTCGTTGACGATGGTGGTGCCGCCAGAACTGGCTTACGGTGAAGCGGGCTATGCGCCGCAAATCCCGCCGAACGCAACCATGGTATATGAACTGCGGGTAGTGGATGCCGATAAGGGATAA
- the cutC gene encoding copper homeostasis protein CutC: MIKLEVCCFSVDCALTAERAGADRIELCASQSEGGLTPSYGTLRLARDRVSIPVHPIVRPRGGDFCYGAVDFDVIKQDIVQIRDMGFSGVVVGMLDEEGHIDLPRMREVMRLSGNMAVTFHRAFDMCQNPMVALEQLTQLGVARILTSGQQQSAELGLPLLRDLVQASQGPVIMAGAGVRLSNLYKFVDIGIQEVHSSSGHAVPSTMRYRKAGVTMCSDNEFDEFSHYCVDGEMVEAMKNALALVDPLAQSA; the protein is encoded by the coding sequence ATGATTAAATTGGAAGTTTGCTGCTTTAGCGTCGATTGCGCGCTGACGGCTGAGCGGGCAGGCGCTGATCGCATAGAATTGTGCGCCAGCCAGAGCGAGGGCGGTTTGACGCCAAGCTACGGCACGCTGCGCCTGGCGCGCGACAGGGTATCCATCCCGGTGCATCCGATCGTCCGCCCGCGCGGCGGGGACTTTTGCTACGGCGCGGTGGATTTCGACGTGATCAAGCAGGATATCGTGCAAATCCGCGACATGGGTTTTTCCGGTGTCGTGGTGGGCATGCTGGATGAAGAAGGGCACATCGACCTGCCGCGTATGCGTGAAGTCATGCGGTTGAGCGGCAATATGGCGGTCACTTTCCATCGCGCTTTCGACATGTGCCAGAACCCGATGGTGGCACTTGAACAACTGACGCAACTGGGCGTGGCGCGGATTCTGACCTCCGGCCAACAGCAAAGCGCCGAGCTTGGGCTGCCGTTGCTGCGCGATCTGGTGCAGGCCAGCCAGGGGCCAGTGATTATGGCCGGCGCCGGCGTAAGGCTCAGCAATCTGTACAAGTTTGTGGATATTGGCATTCAGGAGGTGCACAGCTCTTCGGGCCACGCGGTACCTTCGACCATGCGCTATCGCAAAGCCGGCGTGACCATGTGTTCAGACAATGAGTTTGATGAATTTAGCCATTATTGCGTGGATGGCGAAATGGTGGAGGCGATGAAAAACGCGCTGGCCTTGGTTGATCCTTTGGCGCAAAGCGCATAA
- a CDS encoding MalY/PatB family protein: MAFNFDQWVDRSHSGSVKWDKYRDRDIIPLWVADTDFRSPPAIIDALQRRVAHGVFGYGHPSPELIEVFTRRMVERYGWHIKPEWLIFLPGLVCGLNLCVRAFTAEGEGTLAPSPIYPPFRKAAKFAGRPHLPVPLALHDRRWLLDLNAIAGQLNGSEKLLLLCNPQNPGGTVYRREELLQQHAFARRHDLIVCSDEIHCDLLLEPGREHIPFAMLNEDAAQRSITLMSPSKTFNIAGLGASMAVIPNATLRQKLARARSGIVPEVDVLALVAAQAAYQDGQDWLDALLVYLRDNRNLVTERINAMPGLLLHPIEATYLAWIDCSQLATDNPHAFFERAGVGLSAGLDFGDRRFVRLNFGCRRELLAQALDRMRLATQALMSG, encoded by the coding sequence ATGGCATTCAATTTTGATCAATGGGTAGACCGTAGTCACAGTGGCAGCGTTAAGTGGGATAAATATCGCGACCGCGACATTATTCCGCTTTGGGTCGCCGACACCGACTTCCGCTCACCGCCCGCGATCATCGACGCATTGCAGCGGCGCGTAGCGCATGGCGTGTTCGGCTACGGCCATCCATCCCCTGAACTTATTGAGGTTTTTACCCGCCGCATGGTAGAGCGCTATGGCTGGCACATCAAGCCCGAATGGCTGATTTTCCTGCCCGGTCTGGTTTGCGGGCTCAATCTGTGCGTCCGCGCCTTTACCGCTGAGGGCGAAGGCACTCTGGCGCCGTCGCCCATCTACCCGCCGTTTCGCAAGGCGGCGAAATTCGCCGGACGCCCGCATCTGCCGGTACCGCTCGCGCTGCACGATAGGCGCTGGTTGCTGGATTTGAACGCGATAGCGGGCCAACTCAACGGCAGCGAAAAATTGCTGTTGCTGTGCAACCCGCAAAATCCGGGCGGAACCGTCTACCGGCGTGAGGAGTTGTTGCAACAACATGCATTCGCGCGTCGCCATGATTTGATCGTATGTTCGGATGAAATTCATTGTGATCTGTTGCTTGAACCGGGCCGTGAACACATCCCCTTTGCCATGCTCAATGAAGACGCAGCCCAACGCAGCATTACGCTGATGTCGCCATCGAAAACCTTCAATATTGCCGGGCTGGGGGCATCAATGGCGGTGATCCCCAACGCCACCCTTCGTCAAAAACTGGCCCGGGCGCGCAGCGGCATAGTCCCGGAAGTTGACGTGCTGGCACTGGTTGCCGCGCAAGCTGCCTACCAGGACGGGCAAGACTGGCTGGACGCCCTGTTGGTTTATCTGCGTGATAACCGCAATTTGGTGACCGAGCGCATTAACGCCATGCCCGGCCTGTTGCTGCACCCGATCGAAGCCACCTATCTGGCCTGGATCGATTGCAGCCAACTGGCGACCGACAATCCGCACGCTTTCTTCGAACGGGCCGGGGTAGGCTTAAGTGCGGGCCTGGATTTCGGCGATCGCCGTTTTGTACGCCTGAATTTCGGCTGCCGGCGCGAACTGCTCGCGCAGGCGCTGGATCGCATGAGGCTGGCCACCCAAGCGCTGATGTCCGGTTAG
- a CDS encoding VOC family protein: MTTFLAIAELNDLALDLPRFEQALSRFAEKLHLDLSQFSADHISVRCHQNTTAERWRQGLLQCGSLLSEAAINGRPICLFDLQQPLQVGPWSIDCVELPYPGDKRYPHEGWEHVELVLSGDPASLYARALSHLPDEALLAPGIKLKQSSPQGEGERLPNPTLAITDGSVTIKFHPYSIREIVASEQA, translated from the coding sequence ATGACGACTTTCCTGGCCATTGCCGAGCTTAATGACTTAGCGCTGGATCTGCCGCGTTTCGAACAGGCGTTGAGCCGGTTTGCGGAAAAACTGCATCTGGATTTGTCGCAGTTCAGTGCGGATCACATTTCGGTGCGTTGCCACCAGAACACCACCGCTGAACGCTGGCGGCAGGGGTTGCTGCAATGCGGTTCGTTGTTGTCTGAAGCGGCGATCAACGGTCGCCCGATTTGCCTGTTTGACCTACAGCAGCCGCTGCAGGTAGGGCCGTGGTCAATTGATTGCGTGGAATTGCCTTACCCGGGGGACAAGCGCTACCCGCACGAGGGATGGGAACATGTGGAACTGGTGCTCAGCGGCGATCCTGCATCGCTGTATGCGCGAGCTCTGAGCCATTTGCCCGACGAGGCGCTGTTGGCGCCGGGGATCAAATTGAAACAGAGCTCTCCGCAGGGTGAGGGCGAGCGATTGCCGAACCCGACGTTGGCGATCACCGACGGCAGCGTAACGATTAAGTTTCACCCTTATTCCATCCGGGAAATCGTCGCCAGCGAGCAAGCCTAA
- the argS gene encoding arginine--tRNA ligase, translating into MNIQVLLSDKVSQALIAAGAPADCEAQVRQSAKAQFGDYQANGVMSVAKKLGMPPRQLAEKVVQLLDLGDIASKVEIAGPGFINIFLNGEWVAQQVDQVLNAPKLGIAPVKQQTIVIDYSAPNVAKEMHVGHLRSTIIGDAAARTQEFLGHKVIRANHVGDWGTQFGMLIAYLEKMQNENASDMGLSDLEQFYREAKKHYDEDADFAERARAYVVKLQGGDQYCLKMWRKLVDITMAQNQLTYNRLNVTLTEDDVMGESLYNAMLPGIVADLKAKGLAVESEGATVVFLDEYQNKDGEPMGVIIQKKDGGYLYTTTDIACAKYRYETLGADRVLYYIDSRQHQHLMQAWTIVRKAGYIPDSLSLEHHMFGMMLGKDGKPFKTRAGGTVRLSDLLDEAIDRAGKLIAEKNPDMPAEEMQHLANVVGIGAVKYADLSKSRTTDYVFDWDNMLAFEGNTAPYMQYAYTRVASVFKRAGLDESNLTLPLVMSEEREIALATRLLQFEEVITTVARDGTPHVMCTYLYDLAGLFSGFYEHCQILNADSEEARQSRLKLALLTARTLKTGLDTLGIDTVERM; encoded by the coding sequence GTGAATATTCAGGTTCTTCTGTCAGATAAAGTCAGCCAGGCGCTGATTGCCGCAGGCGCGCCAGCCGATTGCGAAGCGCAGGTCCGTCAGTCAGCAAAAGCACAATTCGGCGACTATCAGGCCAACGGCGTGATGTCCGTAGCCAAGAAACTCGGCATGCCACCACGCCAGTTGGCGGAAAAAGTGGTACAGCTGCTTGATCTCGGCGACATCGCCAGCAAAGTAGAAATCGCCGGCCCCGGCTTTATTAATATCTTCCTGAATGGCGAATGGGTTGCGCAGCAGGTCGATCAGGTGCTGAATGCGCCAAAGCTTGGCATTGCTCCGGTTAAACAACAAACCATCGTCATCGACTACTCCGCGCCTAACGTGGCGAAAGAGATGCACGTCGGCCACCTGCGTTCGACCATTATCGGCGACGCCGCCGCACGTACTCAGGAATTCCTGGGGCATAAAGTGATCCGCGCCAACCACGTCGGCGATTGGGGCACCCAGTTCGGCATGTTGATTGCCTACCTGGAAAAAATGCAGAATGAAAATGCCAGCGACATGGGCCTGTCCGATCTGGAACAGTTCTATCGTGAAGCGAAGAAACACTACGACGAAGACGCTGATTTCGCCGAACGCGCCCGCGCCTACGTGGTGAAATTGCAGGGTGGCGATCAATACTGTCTGAAGATGTGGCGTAAACTGGTCGACATCACCATGGCGCAAAACCAGCTCACCTATAACCGCCTGAATGTCACCCTGACCGAAGACGACGTAATGGGCGAGAGCCTGTATAACGCGATGCTGCCGGGTATCGTCGCCGATCTGAAAGCCAAGGGGCTGGCGGTGGAAAGCGAAGGCGCCACCGTGGTATTTCTCGACGAATACCAGAATAAAGACGGCGAACCCATGGGCGTCATCATCCAGAAGAAGGATGGCGGCTACCTCTACACCACCACCGATATCGCTTGCGCCAAATACCGCTACGAAACCCTGGGCGCAGACCGCGTGCTGTACTACATCGATTCCCGCCAGCACCAGCATCTGATGCAGGCATGGACCATCGTGCGTAAAGCCGGTTACATCCCGGATTCCCTCTCGCTGGAACACCACATGTTCGGCATGATGCTGGGCAAAGACGGCAAGCCGTTCAAAACCCGTGCGGGCGGCACCGTGAGGCTGTCCGATCTGCTGGATGAAGCTATCGATCGCGCCGGCAAACTGATTGCCGAGAAAAACCCGGATATGCCGGCAGAAGAAATGCAGCACCTGGCGAACGTGGTCGGTATCGGCGCGGTTAAATACGCCGATCTGTCAAAAAGCCGCACGACCGACTATGTCTTCGACTGGGACAACATGCTGGCGTTTGAGGGCAACACCGCCCCTTATATGCAATATGCCTATACCCGCGTGGCCTCGGTATTCAAGCGTGCAGGTCTCGATGAGAGCAACCTGACGCTGCCGCTGGTGATGAGCGAAGAACGCGAGATTGCGCTGGCGACCCGTTTGCTGCAATTTGAAGAAGTTATCACCACGGTGGCACGCGATGGCACGCCGCACGTGATGTGTACTTACCTGTACGACCTGGCAGGCCTGTTCTCCGGCTTCTACGAACATTGCCAAATCCTGAATGCAGACAGTGAAGAAGCGCGCCAAAGCCGCCTGAAACTGGCATTGCTGACCGCCAGAACGCTGAAAACCGGTCTGGATACGCTGGGCATCGACACCGTCGAGCGCATGTAA